Genomic DNA from Colius striatus isolate bColStr4 chromosome 7, bColStr4.1.hap1, whole genome shotgun sequence:
CAAGattactcaacttggggaagaaaacagaaattaatgtaaTCCATCACTAACAAAAAACATGGAAagcaaaaacataacaaacagaaaacaacagagataATACAATGAtaaagagtacaaccagccctttaagacacTTTCTCTCCACCCCTTCCCTCTTtcccagctcagagccctgatcctggtgtctttgtctcctcccaccatgaacagctcaggggggctgGGAATGGGGTATTCAGGCAGTCCTTTCCTAATGgctcctgctgtttgtctcaCCTTAGGGCAGATGGACCCCTCACTGGTCCcccttgctccagcacagggcccctcacaggcagggcagccctgcatggggcCACTCtaatgtgtgttcatcccaagggctgcagctcctctctgcctcttgtctgtgtctctggggcccgcaggctccagcacggcctgtgccatggccacctccccacacagtccctcgcccgtccgggctcactcacacggagctgctggtgactctcagccctgccatggccctgcatgggttgcaggggtacagcctgtgttctcaccacggcttgcagaggggtctctggtctggcactcctccttcctttctccttctctgattgCAGGGTCTGCagggttgcctccatcttgtaccacccatccacctcctcttctggctcagatatcccttcttaaataatgaCGGAAAAAGCACTATAggggcccagccgggctggaggtgggtccgcCTCAGAGCAGTGGGATATTTTGAGAACTGCTgactgggaccagtactgtagTCCCCTCCTCCTCgtaccaagcaaaaagtggctccacacaaacccatgacagatATCAACCACAGAAACTCTGTTTACCCTAAGGAGAGATGTGTGACAGCTCACACCCGCAGGGCTGCCAGGAACCCTCATTCACATACATGACATCTGCATTGATGAGATCCTCCTTGATGCAGCACTCAAACCATCACCCTCGTTTCTTCATGAAACAGAAGCAAGCTGATGGACTCTACCAAGTAACTCCATTTTTGGGTAGTGCCATCAAGCCCCCGGGGTATGATAGAAGACCAAGCCCCAAGAAGGCTTTGCTGTGGGGCCTGGtgcttgcaaaacaaaaaaccagaaatgtaAATCTGACACGCATCTTCCTCCCCTTGGCCCAGCCTTGCACCATGCACCCCCAAGAAGCACCAGCTGGAGTTCTAGCCCTTGGAGCAGCCACCACATCAAACCCATCATGCATCTCCTCTCGCCCAGGTTTAGAATCAGATCTGTTGTCCCCAAGGTGACTTTGTCCCTTGTTTCTAACCTTGTGCCTTTTCCTTCAGAGCTACACAGGAGCCTGTGGTCAGTCAGATCCCACAAAAAACAGGCAAacctttaatttttaatggaaagCCAAGTGCAGTGGCACCAGGCTCCAGATATACCCACAACCCAGTGGCTGTCAGAGCAAAGAAATCAGCTGAAGAAACACTTTAAGGACCACACTGGATTTAGATAAACATCCTGTATGGTTCACAGCCATTCCTGATGGAAAATTGTGCAGACAACTTTAATGAAAAGCTTCAACACAGACATTTATAACTATGGACTCAAAAAAGCGTCTAGctcacacactgctctgagtaACGGTATTTTGACCACCAGCTTTATTAAAGATGTAATTCCAGAACACAGATGATGGCTCTTCATCGTACCCAAAAGTGTGATATGAGGAAAGGACAGAAGCTCAAGAAGATTTTGACATGCAAGACTGAGTTTTTCAGACCTGCAGGGGAAAGGAGATTGACATCAGTCACTCTGGTCACACCTTCAACTGTGATTTGGTTTAGGAATAAGGGTCTGCTTTCttcagagaaaaggagactgtgGTAGGCAGGGTGTGGCTGAGGGCTGGCCAAAGCAGTGCACAGGAAGCACGTGGGAGTAGCTCTGCTGCAAATCAGTGGccacacatctttttttttttgggggggggggggagttgGGGGTGGGGTGTGGTTGCTTCTGTTCCTCACCTCTACATGCCCCACACTTCCCCCTAAGGAAAGCAACCCATGCTCCCCCcatcacagcacagagatcaGCATAACTCACTGTGATTATCCTGACACAGCTCACAAGTCTGCATCTGCaagaaggaaaggcagagcATTAGGATTTGGGGCAAGTGGCTGGCTCACTCTCCCATCCTCATGCCCCCATCCCTGGGACAGTAACCAGAGCTGCCCTGGCACGCTGGCTCCCCACAGCTAGATCCTTCTTTATATTGACCAAACAGGAAGTTAATTATCCATATGTAACACAAGACCTCCAAAAAACCCTGCCACTACAGCACTCCGCTTCCTAAGAAGCGGAACAGAGATACAGTGGATAGAAACGAGTGAGCTCCAGCTTCTGCACGCAGATAGCAGCAAAGTTTGGCAGAGGAAAGCACACGGTACCCCACTGGAAGGACTGTGGTTCCGGGAAGGCAGCGTGGGCCACTCTGCAAATGTAGATGTCACCCGCCTTGGGGGTGAAGGGCGCGTGCACCAGGCGCTGGAAATACCACTTGTCGTTGAAAGACATGTCGGCGTACTGCACGTTGCTCATGGGCTCCCCGTTCTTGATGAGGGTGATGTCGATCTTGGGTGGGTGGAAGCCACTCACGAAGCAGTTGAGGACGTTttcttcccccagcactgcacgGTTGCGGGAGTACACCTCCACCTTCGGAGCCTCCGGAGAGATGACTAAGGAGGGGAACAGTGAGAATGGGAGCTGCAGCGGGCACGCCTCCGGGCTATAGCTCCCCCGGAAACTCCCTGCCTCGCCAGTGAGCGGTAACCGGGCTCCGTCCCAGCCCGTCCCGGCATCCCGGGCACTCACCATCCGCCATCCCCAGGCCGACCACGCTGAACAGGGCGATCAGCACCACGACCCCCACCTTCGGCGCCCGCTCCATCATCACCGACCCCGAAGGATTCGCGTCTCTGGCAGACTAGCGCTGCGAGCTCGCACGCCTGCTTTTATAGTCCCCGCCCGCGTGGCCAATCGCGGTGCGAATGCGCGGCGCGCCAGCAGTCTCCGGGCGGAGAGGCAGCGCGCAGGTTGTGCGAGCCAGGCTGCCGCGCCTGCGCGCCGCGGGCACCGGCGCTTTCGCTTTCGCTTCGGGGCTGCGGCTCCGCCCGGCGCGCACGCGGGTCTGAGCTCCAGTTTGCTCGGCGTCTGCGCCCGTGCGGGACCGGCTGGATGCGGCGGCTGCGGCGTGGCGGGCGGACCGCTGTTCGAGCACGACACGGACTCCCCGGCGTCAAATCCGTAGGTTAAAGAACGAATTTTTCTGCTGCCTCCGCCAGCAGAGTTATGAGCACCGAAGGATATCTAGCTAGGCTAGATATCCTGTGACCCAGTAACGCTGCTCAGAGAAGAGAAATACAGCGGCTGTGAATAGCAGCACTAAGAAAACCAGgcttaaaaaaagggaaagcgAACTAGTATTAAAGAGGACATAGTTATTTTGTACAACTAGGAGTTTATTTGTGGTCCTACAGGTCACTGGTTCGGGTTGGGAAGCAGCTGTATATTATCTTCATCCGTTTGCATAAGgattaaaaagttattaaaaaaagaagataaatgaaAGTCACTACTAGTGGGAAAAAACCAGCAGTATCACGGAGCTCCTCTTGATAACGCTGAACCCTTTAAAACTTGTCCTCCTGATACATCCCATTTAAAAACCTAATGTAATTCAAGAAAGAGGTACAGAGATCGTTCCCCCGTCCAAAGGCAGCAGGGTGAATCAGTGGAGACTGAGCAAAGGAAAAAGCTGTAAATGCTTTGTTACCCATCCATACTGGACCAGCTCTGAGACAAGCTCCCCGTTCCTTTActggcagccccacagctgctgctcgGTGGTTTTGCTGTGAGATAAGGGGACGCACGTCCTGCCAGAGCCTCATCAGGGATCTCCAGGCAGAAATAAATGCTAACTAGTAGTGTCGGTGGCTAAGCTGGCACCCAGGGTGGCAGCCACGGAGCCCACAGGGTAGTCAGACGAGCGATCCCCTTCACTTGAGCAGGATTCATTATGCAAACAGCCCACTGCAGGATACGGGTCGATTCTCTGCGCTGACACACAGCGTCCCTTTGGGACTGGAATCCCTGGAGATGACTCATGTAACCAGCAGACTTTCCCCATAAAGAGAAGCTGAACCACTAGTTTCTTCcacttcatattttt
This window encodes:
- the B2M gene encoding beta-2-microglobulin translates to MMERAPKVGVVVLIALFSVVGLGMADVISPEAPKVEVYSRNRAVLGEENVLNCFVSGFHPPKIDITLIKNGEPMSNVQYADMSFNDKWYFQRLVHAPFTPKAGDIYICRVAHAAFPEPQSFQWDADL